TCTTTTGCGAGATTTTTGAGCAGTTTGACATATTCCGGTGTTTCCGGTGAATCTCCTGAAATTACGAGCTTGATATCAGTATTTAAATCTTTAAAAGCATTTATTAATATTTCAATGGCTTTTTCGGGAACTAATCGCCCTACGAAAGTAATATATTTGTTTTTTTCAAGCTTAAATTTTTCGTTTAAAATTTTAAGCTCTGTTTTTTTTGGAATATTAACACCGTTGGGGATTCTAAAGCAGTTTACTCCGTAAACCTCGTTATATCTTTGCATAAGCCCGTTTGAAACCATTATTCTTGCATCAGTAAGCTTTGCACTGTTCACTTCACCTATTTTTATGGCTTTTTTGGCGATTCCCTGCCATTTGTCCCTCTGCCAGTCAATTCCATGACAGGTAAATACTCTTTTCTTTTTCGGGGAAAATGATTTGGGAATTAAACTAAAAATTGCGGGACCCTGTGCGTGATAATGTATTATTTCAGCATCCGAAAATGCTGCAAATATGCTTGAAATAAAACAATGATAGCATGTTCCCCAACCTACCATATTAATTGTCGGCAGGTTTATTACTTTAACGCCTTTGTATTCGGTTTTTTCAAAAGTATTATTTTGGTTTCTGCCATAAAATGTTATTTTATGACCTTTTTCTGCGAGTTTTGTATAAAGTCCTTCCGTTGCCGTTTCTACTCCACCGTAATCTGCAGGTATATTTCTTGAGCCTACGACTGCTATTTTTAATATATTCTTTTTCATACTGCCTCTCTGAAAATATATATTTTTTTATTAAACTTTTATCAAATTTATTTGATGCCCCTACAATAAAACAGCAAAACCAAAAAGGGTATTAGCCGGTAAGTATTTTGCAGGTCAGAGTTTAACCGGATAAATCAAAAACGGTTGATGCATAAAACTTTTGTCGTATTTTAAAACCCCTTTGCCTCAAGCGAAGGAAACCATCCTACATTTTCTATTTTTTTACATAAATTATAGCTTAAAGAGGGTTTGATGATAGTTAAGCCATCTTTTTTATAGACTTTTACAGTC
This portion of the bacterium genome encodes:
- a CDS encoding glycosyltransferase family 4 protein — protein: MKKNILKIAVVGSRNIPADYGGVETATEGLYTKLAEKGHKITFYGRNQNNTFEKTEYKGVKVINLPTINMVGWGTCYHCFISSIFAAFSDAEIIHYHAQGPAIFSLIPKSFSPKKKRVFTCHGIDWQRDKWQGIAKKAIKIGEVNSAKLTDARIMVSNGLMQRYNEVYGVNCFRIPNGVNIPKKTELKILNEKFKLEKNKYITFVGRLVPEKAIEILINAFKDLNTDIKLVISGDSPETPEYVKLLKNLAKDDKRIIFTSYLKGRELAEVYSNALAYVSPSRLEGNPLAGLEAMSYELPVVLSDIQPHDEMLSFDRDAGISFAANDSDACKNALNMLLSLNQEELKIMGQKSKEIVKNNFSWDKIADVTEKVYFEISDN